A window of the Halichoerus grypus chromosome 2, mHalGry1.hap1.1, whole genome shotgun sequence genome harbors these coding sequences:
- the WDR81 gene encoding WD repeat-containing protein 81 isoform X1 codes for MALGSKGREVAPTHGADGWSPPPSPDMEELLQSVERDLNIDARQLAPAPGGPHVVALVPARWLASLRERRLPPGPCPRAEGLSEAEVRTLLQRSVQKLPAGWTRVEVHGLRKRRLSYPLGGGLPSEEGSSSPETLTRFMQDVAAQNYRNLWRHAYRTYGQPYSHSPAPSAVPALDLVRQALQRVYGCSFLLVGEFTQCPSSARDGPCPPRGSLACPSLLRAEALLESPEMLYVVHPYVQFSLHDVVTFSPAKLTNSQAKVLFILFRVLRAMDACHRQGLACGALTLHHIALDEKLCSELRLDLSAYERPQEDENEETPVARDGPGIAPGEEGGGGPGCPTCQEELRGLVLDWVHGRISNFHYLMQLNRLAGRRQGDPNYHPVLPWVVDFTTPHGRFRDLRKSKFRLNKGDKQLDFTYEMTRQAFVAGGAGGGEPPHVPHHISDVLSDITYYVYKARRTPRSVLCGHVRAQWEPHEYPASMERMQSWTPDECIPEFYTDPSIFSSIHPDMPDLDVPAWCGSSQEFVSAHRALLESREVSQDLHHWIDLTFGYKLQGKEAVKEKNVCLHLVDAHTHLTSYGVVQLFDQPHPQRLAGAPALAPEPPLIPRVLFQTIQESIGREDLPGQLTNGVGRLVLEATPCEAGWVRDRPVAGEDDLEQATEALDSISLTGKAGDQPASSSSASSQAPPGLLSFSVASASRPGRRSKPAGADPGEGEEGKILLPEGFNPVQALEGLEKLGNFLTKGLGSQLEVSEQPQVQPAVQLRELFHRDMQALGVLLAEMVFATRVRTLQPDAPLWVRFEAVRGLCLRHPKEVPVSLQPVLDILLQLSGPEGPVVAGRGKLAPLFEYRPVSQGLPPPCPAQLLSPFSSVVPFPLYFPALHKFILLYQARRVEDEAQGRELVFALWQQLGAVLGDITPEGLEILLPFVLSLMSEEHTAVYTAWYLFEPVAKALGPKNANKYLLKPLIGAYESPCRLHGRFYLYTDCFVAQLMVRLGLQAFLIHLLPHVLQVLAGVEASQEESKGLAGAPEDEESELPGARPNSCAFREEIQMDGEPAASSGLGLPDYTSGVSFHDQAYLPETEDFQAGLYVAESPQPQEAESVSLGRLSDKSSTSETSLGEERAADEGGAPVDKSSLRSGDSSQDLKQSEGSEEEEEEEEGCVVLEEEEGDGDQDEITRASELTLSDTVLSMDTVVAQGGETDGEEEEGPLTEQSEGKEQKILLDTACKMVRWLSAKLGPTVASRYVARNLLRLLTSCYVGPTRQQFTVSSGESPPLSAGNIYQKRPVLGDVVSGPVLSCLLHIAHLYGEPVLTYQYLPYISYLVAPGSTSGPSRLNSRKEAGLLAAVTLAQKIIVYLSDTTLMDILPRISHEVLLPVLSFLTSLVTGFPSGAQARTVLCVKTISLIALICLRIGQEMVQQHLSEPVATFFQVFSQLHELRQQDLKLDPAGHIEGQLPEVAFSDGQRRLVDPNLLDELQKVFTLEMAYTIYVPFSCLLGDIIRKIIPNHELVGELAGLYLESISPSSRSPASVEPPVPSTGPEWDPQSGGCPRDDGHSGTFGSVLVGNRIQIPDDSQPESPGLLGPIPGAGSGGLRSEEDHALKRELPRSAHGLSGNWLAYWQYEIGVSQQDAHFHFHQIRLQSFPGHSGAVKGVAPLSSEDFFLSGSKDRTVRLWPLYNSGDGTAETAPRLVYAQHRKSVFFVGQLEAPQYVVSCDGAVHVWDPFTGKTLRVMEPWDSRVPLTAVAVMPAPHTSITMASSDSTLRFVDCRKPGLQHEFRLGGGLNPGLVRSLAVSPSGRSVVAGFSSGFMVLLDTRTGLVLRGWPAHEGDILQIKAVEGSVLVSSSSDHSLTVWKELEQKPTHHYKSASDPIHTFDLYGSEVVTGTVANKIGVCSLLEPPSQATTKLSSENFRGTLTSLALLPTKRHLLLGSDNGVIRLLA; via the exons ATGGCGCTGGGGAGCAAGGGGCGGGAAGTCGCTCCTACCCACGGGGCCGACGGCTGGTCCCCGCCCCCAAGCCCCGACATGGAGGAGCTGCTCCAGAGCGTGGAGAGGGACCTGAACATCGATGCCCGGCAGCTGGCTCCGGCCCCGGGGGGCCCCCACGTGGTGGCCCTAGTGCCCGCGCGCTGGCTGGCCAGCCTCCGCGAGCGCCGGCTGCCCCCCGGACCCTGCCCCCGGGCAGAGGGCCTGAGCGAGGCGGAAGTGAGGACTCTTCTGCAGCGCTCCGTGCAGAAGCTGCCCGCCGGCTGGACGCGCGTGGAGGTGCACGGGCTGCGGAAACGGAGGCTGTCCTACCCCCTGGGCGGCGGCTTGCCCTCTGAGGAAGGGTCCAGCAGCCCTGAGACCCTCACTCGCTTCATGCAGGATGTGGCTGCCCAGAATTATCGCAACCTGTGGCGTCATGCTTACCGCACTTACGGGCAGCCCTATAGTCACAGCCCTGCCCCTTCAGCTGTCCCTGCGCTGGACTTAGTACGACAGGCTCTGCAGAGGGTCTATGGTTGTTCCTTCCTGTTGGTGGGTGAATTTACCCAATGCCCATCATCCGCAAGAGATGGTCCCTGTCCCCCTCGGGGCAGCCTGGCCTGTCCCAGTCTTTTGCGAGCTGAGGCCCTGCTGGAGTCTCCAGAGATGCTCTACGTGGTGCACCCGTACGTGCAGTTCTCCCTGCATGATGTGGTCACCTTCAGCCCTGCCAAGCTGACCAACAGCCAAGCTAAGGTGCTCTTCATTCTCTTCCGTGTGCTGAGGGCTATGGATGCCTGTCACCGCCAGGGACTGGCCTGCGGGGCGCTAACTTTGCACCACATCGCCCTAGACGAGAAGCTTTGCAGTGAGCTTCGGCTGGACCTGAGTGCTTATGAGAGGCCCCAGGAGGATGAGAATGAGGAGACCCCTGTGGCAAGGGATGGGCCAGGCATTGcacctggggaggagggaggagggggacctGGGTGTCCCACCTGCCAGGAGGAACTTCGGGGCCTTGTGCTAGATTGGGTCCATGGCCGCATCAGCAACTTCCACTACCTCATGCAGCTAAATAGGTTGGCAGGTCGGCGGCAGGGGGATCCCAACTACCATCCAGTGCTACCCTGGGTGGTGGACTTCACCACACCCCATGGGCGCTTTCGAGACCTACGCAAGTCCAAATTCCGCCTCAACAAGGGGGATAAACAGCTGGACTTCACATATGAGATGACGCGGCAGGCGTTTGTAGCCGGTGGTGCGGGTGGTGGGGAGCCCCCTCATGTTCCTCACCACATCTCAGATGTGCTCTCCGACATCACGTATTACGTGTACAAGGCTCGGCGGACACCCCGATCGGTGCTCTGTGGACATGTGCGTGCACAATGGGAGCCCCACGAGTATCCCGCCAGCATGGAGCGCATGCAGAGCTGGACACCTGACGAGTGCATTCCTGAGTTCTACACCGATCCCTCCATCTTCTCCTCCATCCACCCCGACATGCCTGACCTGGATGTGCCAGCCTGGTGCGGCTCCAGCCAGGAGTTCGTGTCCGCCCACCGGGCGCTGTTGGAGAGCCGAGAGGTGTCCCAGGACCTGCACCATTGGATTGACCTCACATTTGGCTACAAACTCCAGGGCAAGGAAGCTGTgaaagagaagaatgtgtgtctGCACCTGGTAGATGCCCACACGCACCTGACCAGCTATGGCGTGGTGCAGCTCTTCGATCAGCCGCACCCCCAACGCCTGGCTGGGGCTCCTGCCCTTGCCCCTGAGCCCCCACTCATCCCCAGAGTGCTGTTCCAGACCATCCAGGAGAGCATAGGCCGGGAGGACTTACCTGGACAGCTTACGAATGGGGTGGGCAGGCTGGTTTTGGAGGCCACTCCCTGTGAGGCTGGCTGGGTCAGAGACCGGCCTGTGGCAGGGGAAGATGACTTGGAACAGGCCACAGAAGCTCTGGATTCCATCTCCCTCACGGGGAAAGCGGGTGACCAGCCAGCTTCCTCCTCATCTGCCTCCAGTCAAGCGCCCCCGGGCCTCCTGTCTTTCTCAGTGGCCTCGGCCTCTCGACCAGGCCGCAGGAGCAAACCTGCTGGGGCAGACcctggggaaggtgaggaggggaAGATTCTTCTTCCCGAGGGCTTCAATCCTGTGCAGGCTCTGGAAGGGCTAGAGAAACTGGGCAACTTCCTGACCAAAGGCCTAGGGAGCCAGTTAGAGGTGTCTGAGCAGCCCCAGGTCCAGCCAGCCGTGCAGCTGCGGGAACTCTTCCATCGGGACATGCAGGCGCTGGGGGTTCTGTTGGCCGAGATGGTGTTTGCCACCAGGGTCCGAACACTGCAGCCTGATGCACCCTTGTGGGTACGCTTTGAGGCTGTTCGGGGGCTCTGCCTACGCCACCCCAAGGAGGTCCCCGTGTCTCTGCAGCCCGTGCTGGATATACTCCTGCAGCTAAGTGGACCTGAAGGCCCTGTGGTCGCAGGGAGGGGCAAGCTGGCCCCCCTCTTTGAGTATAGGCCCGTCTCCCAGGGATTGCCCCCACCCTGCCCGGCCCAGCTCCTCAGCCCCTTCAGCTCTGTGGTGCCCTTCCCCCTGTACTTCCCGGCGCTACACAAGTTCATCCTCCTGTATCAGGCAAGACGTGTGGAGGACGAGGCCCAGGGGCGGGAGCTGGTGTTTGCTTTGTGGCAGCAACTGGGTGCAGTGCTGGGTGACATCACCCCGGAGGGCTTGGAGATCCTGCTGCCCTTCGTGCTGTCACTCATGTCTGAGGAACACACGGCCGTGTACACAGCCTGGTACCTATTTGAACCTGTTGCTAAGGCCCTGGGCCCCAAAAATGCTAATAAGTACCTCCTGAAGCCTCTCATTGGTGCCTACGAGAGCCCCTGCAGGTTGCACGGCCGCTTCTACTTGTACACGGACTGCTTTGTGGCCCAGCTGATGGTGCGGCTGGGCCTGCAGGCCTTTCTCATCCACCTGCTGCCCCACGTCCTGCAGGTGCTGGCTGGCGTGGAGGCCTCCCAGGAGGAAAGCAAGGGCCTGGCGGGTGCCCCCGAGGATGAGGAGAGTGAGCTCCCAGGGGCCAGGCCCAACTCCTGTGCTTTCAGGGAGGAGATTCAGATGGATGGTGAACCTGCTGCCTCCTCGGGCCTGGGGCTCCCAGACTACACGTCTGGTGTCAGCTTCCACGACCAGGCCTACCTCCCTGAGACCGAGGACTTCCAAGCTGGGCTCTACGTGGCTGAGTCCCCACAGCCCCAGGAAGCTGAGTCCGTGAGCCTAGGTCGGCTGAGTGACAAGAGCAGCACCAGCGAGACCTCCCTGGGCGAGGAGCGGGCTGCAGATGAGGGCGGTGCTCCTGTGGACAAGAGCAGCCTCAGGTCAGGCGACAGCAGCCAGGACTTGAAGCAAAGCGAGGgctcagaggaggaagaggaggaggaggaaggctgtGTGgtgttggaggaggaggagggagacggGGACCAAGACGAGATCACCAGGGCATCTGAGCTCACTCTCTCCGACACTGTGCTGTCCATGGATACGGTTGTGGCCCAAGGTGGCGAGAcagatggggaggaagaggaggggccgCTGACTGAGCAGTCGGAAGGCAAAGAACAGAAGATCCTCCTTG ATACGGCCTGCAAGATGGTCCGCTGGCTCTCTGCCAAGCTTGGCCCCACGGTGGCCTCTCGCTACGTGGCCCGGAACCTGCTCCGCTTGCTGACATCTTGTTATGTTG GGCCCACTCGGCAGCAATTCACAGTGAGCAGCGGTGAGAGCCCCCCGCTGAGTGCTGGCAACATCTACCAGAAGAGACCGGTACTGGGTGATGTGGTGTCAGGACCCGTGCTCAGCTGCCTGCTGCACATCGCCCATCTGTACGGGGAGCCTGTCCTCACCTACCAGTACCTGCCCTACATTAGCTACCTG GTGGCCCCAGGTAGCACCTCAGGCCCCAGTCGACTGAACAGCCGTAAGGAGGCAGGCCTGCTGGCGGCGGTGACTCTGGCCCAGAAGATCATTGTGTACCTCTCGGACACCACCCTCATGGACATCCTGCCCCGAATCAGCCACGAGGTCTTACTCCCCGTGCTCAGCTTTCTCACGTCCCTCGTCACTGG GTTCCCGAGTGGGGCCCAGGCCCGGACCGTCCTGTGTGTGAAAACCATCAGCCTAATCGCCCTCATATGCCTGCGCATCGGACAGGAGATGGTCCAGCAGCACCTGAGCGAGCCCGTGGCCACCTTCTTCCAAGTCTTCTCTCAGCTGCACGAGCTTCGGCAGCAG GATCTGAAGCTGGATCCCGCGGGCCACATCGAGGGCCAGCTGCCAGAGGTGGCCTTCTCCGATGGGCAGCGGCGGCTAGTGGACCCCAACCTGCTGGACGAGCTGCAGAAGGTGTTCACCTTGGAGATGGCGTACACAATCTACGTGCCCTTCTCCTGCCTGTTGG GTGACATCATCAGGAAAATCATCCCCAACCACGAGCTGGTCGGGGAGCTGGCGGGGCTGTATTTGGAGAGCATCAGTCCAAGCAGCCGTAGCCCCGCCAGCGTGGAGCCCCCCGTGCCCAGCACCGGCCCCGAGTGGGACCCCCAGAGTGGGGGCTGCCCGCGGGATGACGGCCACTCGGGGACCTTTGGGAGCGTCCTGGTGGGGAACCGCATCCAGATTCCTGACGACTCTCAGCCCGAGAGCCCCGGCTTGCTGGGCCCCATCCCGGGGGCGGGCAGCGGGGGCCTCCGCAGCGAGGAGGACCACGCGCTGAAGCGGGAGCTGCCACGGAGCGCCCACGGGCTGAGCGGGAACTGGCTGGCGTACTGGCAGTACGAGATTGGCGTGAGCCAGCAGGATGCCCACTTCCACTTCCATCAGATCCGCCTGCAGAGCTTCCCGGGCCACTCGGGGGCCGTCAAGGGCGTGGCGCCCCTGAGCAGTGAGGACTTCTTCCTGAGCGGCAGCAAGGACCGCACGGTGCGCCTCTGGCCTCTCTACAACTCTGGGGACGGCACTGCTGAGACGGCCCCGCGCCTCGTCTATGCTCAGCACCGCAAGAGCGTCTTCTTCGTGGGCCAGCTCGAGGCCCCACAGTACGTGGTGAGCTGCGACGGGGCTGTGCACGTCTGGGACCCCTTCACAG GGAAGACCCTTCGCGTGATGGAGCCGTGGGACAGCCGGGTGCCCCTGACTGCTGTGGCCGTCATGCCCGCCCCGCATACCAGCATCACCATGGCCAGCTCTGACTCGACCCTGCGCTTTGTGGACTGCAGGAAGCCTGGCCTGCAG CATGAGTTCCGCCTCGGCGGCGGGCTGAACCCTGGGCTCGTCCGCTCCCTGGCCGTCAGCCCCAGTGGCCGTAGCGTGGTAGCTGGCTTCTCCTCGGGCTTCATGGTGCTCCTGGACACCCGTACTGGCCTGGTTCTGCGTGGCTGGCCGGCCCACGAGGGGGACATCCTGCAGATCAAG GCGGTGGAGGGCAGTGTCCTGGTCAGCTCCTCCTCTGACCACTCCTTGACCGTGTGGAAGGAGCTGGAACAGAAGCCCACACACCACTACAAGTCAGCATCTGACCCCATCCACACCTTCGACCTGTATGGCAGCGAGGTGGTCACCGGCACGGTGGCCAACAAGATCGGCGTCTGCTCCCTGCTTGAGCCGCCCTCCCAGGCCACCACCAAGCTCAGCTCCGAGAACTTCCGAGGCACGCTCACCAGCCTGGCCTTGCTGCCCACCAAACGCCACCTCCTGCTGGGCTCGGACAACGGGGTCATCCGCCTCCTGGCGTAG
- the WDR81 gene encoding WD repeat-containing protein 81 isoform X2, translating into MALGSKGREVAPTHGADGWSPPPSPDMEELLQSVERDLNIDARQLAPAPGGPHVVALVPARWLASLRERRLPPGPCPRAEGLSEAEVRTLLQRSVQKLPAGWTRVEVHGLRKRRLSYPLGGGLPSEEGSSSPETLTRFMQDVAAQNYRNLWRHAYRTYGQPYSHSPAPSAVPALDLVRQALQRVYGCSFLLVGEFTQCPSSARDGPCPPRGSLACPSLLRAEALLESPEMLYVVHPYVQFSLHDVVTFSPAKLTNSQAKVLFILFRVLRAMDACHRQGLACGALTLHHIALDEKLCSELRLDLSAYERPQEDENEETPVARDGPGIAPGEEGGGGPGCPTCQEELRGLVLDWVHGRISNFHYLMQLNRLAGRRQGDPNYHPVLPWVVDFTTPHGRFRDLRKSKFRLNKGDKQLDFTYEMTRQAFVAGGAGGGEPPHVPHHISDVLSDITYYVYKARRTPRSVLCGHVRAQWEPHEYPASMERMQSWTPDECIPEFYTDPSIFSSIHPDMPDLDVPAWCGSSQEFVSAHRALLESREVSQDLHHWIDLTFGYKLQGKEAVKEKNVCLHLVDAHTHLTSYGVVQLFDQPHPQRLAGAPALAPEPPLIPRVLFQTIQESIGREDLPGQLTNGVGRLVLEATPCEAGWVRDRPVAGEDDLEQATEALDSISLTGKAGDQPASSSSASSQAPPGLLSFSVASASRPGRRSKPAGADPGEGEEGKILLPEGFNPVQALEGLEKLGNFLTKGLGSQLEVSEQPQVQPAVQLRELFHRDMQALGVLLAEMVFATRVRTLQPDAPLWVRFEAVRGLCLRHPKEVPVSLQPVLDILLQLSGPEGPVVAGRGKLAPLFEYRPVSQGLPPPCPAQLLSPFSSVVPFPLYFPALHKFILLYQARRVEDEAQGRELVFALWQQLGAVLGDITPEGLEILLPFVLSLMSEEHTAVYTAWYLFEPVAKALGPKNANKYLLKPLIGAYESPCRLHGRFYLYTDCFVAQLMVRLGLQAFLIHLLPHVLQVLAGVEASQEESKGLAGAPEDEESELPGARPNSCAFREEIQMDGEPAASSGLGLPDYTSGVSFHDQAYLPETEDFQAGLYVAESPQPQEAESVSLGRLSDKSSTSETSLGEERAADEGGAPVDKSSLRSGDSSQDLKQSEGSEEEEEEEEGCVVLEEEEGDGDQDEITRASELTLSDTVLSMDTVVAQGGETDGEEEEGPLTEQSEGKEQKILLDTACKMVRWLSAKLGPTVASRYVARNLLRLLTSCYVGPTRQQFTVSSGESPPLSAGNIYQKRPVLGDVVSGPVLSCLLHIAHLYGEPVLTYQYLPYISYLVAPGSTSGPSRLNSRKEAGLLAAVTLAQKIIVYLSDTTLMDILPRISHEVLLPVLSFLTSLVTGFPSGAQARTVLCVKTISLIALICLRIGQEMVQQHLSEPVATFFQVFSQLHELRQQDLKLDPAGHIEGQLPEVAFSDGQRRLVDPNLLDELQKVFTLEMAYTIYVPFSCLLGDIIRKIIPNHELVGELAGLYLESISPSSRSPASVEPPVPSTGPEWDPQSGGCPRDDGHSGTFGSVLVGNRIQIPDDSQPESPGLLGPIPGAGSGGLRSEEDHALKRELPRSAHGLSGNWLAYWQYEIGVSQQDAHFHFHQIRLQSFPGHSGAVKGVAPLSSEDFFLSGSKDRTVRLWPLYNSGDGTAETAPRLVYAQHRKSVFFVGQLEAPQYVVSCDGAVHVWDPFTGERAQGRPFA; encoded by the exons ATGGCGCTGGGGAGCAAGGGGCGGGAAGTCGCTCCTACCCACGGGGCCGACGGCTGGTCCCCGCCCCCAAGCCCCGACATGGAGGAGCTGCTCCAGAGCGTGGAGAGGGACCTGAACATCGATGCCCGGCAGCTGGCTCCGGCCCCGGGGGGCCCCCACGTGGTGGCCCTAGTGCCCGCGCGCTGGCTGGCCAGCCTCCGCGAGCGCCGGCTGCCCCCCGGACCCTGCCCCCGGGCAGAGGGCCTGAGCGAGGCGGAAGTGAGGACTCTTCTGCAGCGCTCCGTGCAGAAGCTGCCCGCCGGCTGGACGCGCGTGGAGGTGCACGGGCTGCGGAAACGGAGGCTGTCCTACCCCCTGGGCGGCGGCTTGCCCTCTGAGGAAGGGTCCAGCAGCCCTGAGACCCTCACTCGCTTCATGCAGGATGTGGCTGCCCAGAATTATCGCAACCTGTGGCGTCATGCTTACCGCACTTACGGGCAGCCCTATAGTCACAGCCCTGCCCCTTCAGCTGTCCCTGCGCTGGACTTAGTACGACAGGCTCTGCAGAGGGTCTATGGTTGTTCCTTCCTGTTGGTGGGTGAATTTACCCAATGCCCATCATCCGCAAGAGATGGTCCCTGTCCCCCTCGGGGCAGCCTGGCCTGTCCCAGTCTTTTGCGAGCTGAGGCCCTGCTGGAGTCTCCAGAGATGCTCTACGTGGTGCACCCGTACGTGCAGTTCTCCCTGCATGATGTGGTCACCTTCAGCCCTGCCAAGCTGACCAACAGCCAAGCTAAGGTGCTCTTCATTCTCTTCCGTGTGCTGAGGGCTATGGATGCCTGTCACCGCCAGGGACTGGCCTGCGGGGCGCTAACTTTGCACCACATCGCCCTAGACGAGAAGCTTTGCAGTGAGCTTCGGCTGGACCTGAGTGCTTATGAGAGGCCCCAGGAGGATGAGAATGAGGAGACCCCTGTGGCAAGGGATGGGCCAGGCATTGcacctggggaggagggaggagggggacctGGGTGTCCCACCTGCCAGGAGGAACTTCGGGGCCTTGTGCTAGATTGGGTCCATGGCCGCATCAGCAACTTCCACTACCTCATGCAGCTAAATAGGTTGGCAGGTCGGCGGCAGGGGGATCCCAACTACCATCCAGTGCTACCCTGGGTGGTGGACTTCACCACACCCCATGGGCGCTTTCGAGACCTACGCAAGTCCAAATTCCGCCTCAACAAGGGGGATAAACAGCTGGACTTCACATATGAGATGACGCGGCAGGCGTTTGTAGCCGGTGGTGCGGGTGGTGGGGAGCCCCCTCATGTTCCTCACCACATCTCAGATGTGCTCTCCGACATCACGTATTACGTGTACAAGGCTCGGCGGACACCCCGATCGGTGCTCTGTGGACATGTGCGTGCACAATGGGAGCCCCACGAGTATCCCGCCAGCATGGAGCGCATGCAGAGCTGGACACCTGACGAGTGCATTCCTGAGTTCTACACCGATCCCTCCATCTTCTCCTCCATCCACCCCGACATGCCTGACCTGGATGTGCCAGCCTGGTGCGGCTCCAGCCAGGAGTTCGTGTCCGCCCACCGGGCGCTGTTGGAGAGCCGAGAGGTGTCCCAGGACCTGCACCATTGGATTGACCTCACATTTGGCTACAAACTCCAGGGCAAGGAAGCTGTgaaagagaagaatgtgtgtctGCACCTGGTAGATGCCCACACGCACCTGACCAGCTATGGCGTGGTGCAGCTCTTCGATCAGCCGCACCCCCAACGCCTGGCTGGGGCTCCTGCCCTTGCCCCTGAGCCCCCACTCATCCCCAGAGTGCTGTTCCAGACCATCCAGGAGAGCATAGGCCGGGAGGACTTACCTGGACAGCTTACGAATGGGGTGGGCAGGCTGGTTTTGGAGGCCACTCCCTGTGAGGCTGGCTGGGTCAGAGACCGGCCTGTGGCAGGGGAAGATGACTTGGAACAGGCCACAGAAGCTCTGGATTCCATCTCCCTCACGGGGAAAGCGGGTGACCAGCCAGCTTCCTCCTCATCTGCCTCCAGTCAAGCGCCCCCGGGCCTCCTGTCTTTCTCAGTGGCCTCGGCCTCTCGACCAGGCCGCAGGAGCAAACCTGCTGGGGCAGACcctggggaaggtgaggaggggaAGATTCTTCTTCCCGAGGGCTTCAATCCTGTGCAGGCTCTGGAAGGGCTAGAGAAACTGGGCAACTTCCTGACCAAAGGCCTAGGGAGCCAGTTAGAGGTGTCTGAGCAGCCCCAGGTCCAGCCAGCCGTGCAGCTGCGGGAACTCTTCCATCGGGACATGCAGGCGCTGGGGGTTCTGTTGGCCGAGATGGTGTTTGCCACCAGGGTCCGAACACTGCAGCCTGATGCACCCTTGTGGGTACGCTTTGAGGCTGTTCGGGGGCTCTGCCTACGCCACCCCAAGGAGGTCCCCGTGTCTCTGCAGCCCGTGCTGGATATACTCCTGCAGCTAAGTGGACCTGAAGGCCCTGTGGTCGCAGGGAGGGGCAAGCTGGCCCCCCTCTTTGAGTATAGGCCCGTCTCCCAGGGATTGCCCCCACCCTGCCCGGCCCAGCTCCTCAGCCCCTTCAGCTCTGTGGTGCCCTTCCCCCTGTACTTCCCGGCGCTACACAAGTTCATCCTCCTGTATCAGGCAAGACGTGTGGAGGACGAGGCCCAGGGGCGGGAGCTGGTGTTTGCTTTGTGGCAGCAACTGGGTGCAGTGCTGGGTGACATCACCCCGGAGGGCTTGGAGATCCTGCTGCCCTTCGTGCTGTCACTCATGTCTGAGGAACACACGGCCGTGTACACAGCCTGGTACCTATTTGAACCTGTTGCTAAGGCCCTGGGCCCCAAAAATGCTAATAAGTACCTCCTGAAGCCTCTCATTGGTGCCTACGAGAGCCCCTGCAGGTTGCACGGCCGCTTCTACTTGTACACGGACTGCTTTGTGGCCCAGCTGATGGTGCGGCTGGGCCTGCAGGCCTTTCTCATCCACCTGCTGCCCCACGTCCTGCAGGTGCTGGCTGGCGTGGAGGCCTCCCAGGAGGAAAGCAAGGGCCTGGCGGGTGCCCCCGAGGATGAGGAGAGTGAGCTCCCAGGGGCCAGGCCCAACTCCTGTGCTTTCAGGGAGGAGATTCAGATGGATGGTGAACCTGCTGCCTCCTCGGGCCTGGGGCTCCCAGACTACACGTCTGGTGTCAGCTTCCACGACCAGGCCTACCTCCCTGAGACCGAGGACTTCCAAGCTGGGCTCTACGTGGCTGAGTCCCCACAGCCCCAGGAAGCTGAGTCCGTGAGCCTAGGTCGGCTGAGTGACAAGAGCAGCACCAGCGAGACCTCCCTGGGCGAGGAGCGGGCTGCAGATGAGGGCGGTGCTCCTGTGGACAAGAGCAGCCTCAGGTCAGGCGACAGCAGCCAGGACTTGAAGCAAAGCGAGGgctcagaggaggaagaggaggaggaggaaggctgtGTGgtgttggaggaggaggagggagacggGGACCAAGACGAGATCACCAGGGCATCTGAGCTCACTCTCTCCGACACTGTGCTGTCCATGGATACGGTTGTGGCCCAAGGTGGCGAGAcagatggggaggaagaggaggggccgCTGACTGAGCAGTCGGAAGGCAAAGAACAGAAGATCCTCCTTG ATACGGCCTGCAAGATGGTCCGCTGGCTCTCTGCCAAGCTTGGCCCCACGGTGGCCTCTCGCTACGTGGCCCGGAACCTGCTCCGCTTGCTGACATCTTGTTATGTTG GGCCCACTCGGCAGCAATTCACAGTGAGCAGCGGTGAGAGCCCCCCGCTGAGTGCTGGCAACATCTACCAGAAGAGACCGGTACTGGGTGATGTGGTGTCAGGACCCGTGCTCAGCTGCCTGCTGCACATCGCCCATCTGTACGGGGAGCCTGTCCTCACCTACCAGTACCTGCCCTACATTAGCTACCTG GTGGCCCCAGGTAGCACCTCAGGCCCCAGTCGACTGAACAGCCGTAAGGAGGCAGGCCTGCTGGCGGCGGTGACTCTGGCCCAGAAGATCATTGTGTACCTCTCGGACACCACCCTCATGGACATCCTGCCCCGAATCAGCCACGAGGTCTTACTCCCCGTGCTCAGCTTTCTCACGTCCCTCGTCACTGG GTTCCCGAGTGGGGCCCAGGCCCGGACCGTCCTGTGTGTGAAAACCATCAGCCTAATCGCCCTCATATGCCTGCGCATCGGACAGGAGATGGTCCAGCAGCACCTGAGCGAGCCCGTGGCCACCTTCTTCCAAGTCTTCTCTCAGCTGCACGAGCTTCGGCAGCAG GATCTGAAGCTGGATCCCGCGGGCCACATCGAGGGCCAGCTGCCAGAGGTGGCCTTCTCCGATGGGCAGCGGCGGCTAGTGGACCCCAACCTGCTGGACGAGCTGCAGAAGGTGTTCACCTTGGAGATGGCGTACACAATCTACGTGCCCTTCTCCTGCCTGTTGG GTGACATCATCAGGAAAATCATCCCCAACCACGAGCTGGTCGGGGAGCTGGCGGGGCTGTATTTGGAGAGCATCAGTCCAAGCAGCCGTAGCCCCGCCAGCGTGGAGCCCCCCGTGCCCAGCACCGGCCCCGAGTGGGACCCCCAGAGTGGGGGCTGCCCGCGGGATGACGGCCACTCGGGGACCTTTGGGAGCGTCCTGGTGGGGAACCGCATCCAGATTCCTGACGACTCTCAGCCCGAGAGCCCCGGCTTGCTGGGCCCCATCCCGGGGGCGGGCAGCGGGGGCCTCCGCAGCGAGGAGGACCACGCGCTGAAGCGGGAGCTGCCACGGAGCGCCCACGGGCTGAGCGGGAACTGGCTGGCGTACTGGCAGTACGAGATTGGCGTGAGCCAGCAGGATGCCCACTTCCACTTCCATCAGATCCGCCTGCAGAGCTTCCCGGGCCACTCGGGGGCCGTCAAGGGCGTGGCGCCCCTGAGCAGTGAGGACTTCTTCCTGAGCGGCAGCAAGGACCGCACGGTGCGCCTCTGGCCTCTCTACAACTCTGGGGACGGCACTGCTGAGACGGCCCCGCGCCTCGTCTATGCTCAGCACCGCAAGAGCGTCTTCTTCGTGGGCCAGCTCGAGGCCCCACAGTACGTGGTGAGCTGCGACGGGGCTGTGCACGTCTGGGACCCCTTCACAGGTGAGCGGGCCCAG GGAAGACCCTTCGCGTGA